GGGGTctcggcggggagagagaggcccgCTCGGCTCAGGGCCTCGCCCTGATTTTCCCTCACCGTCCGCAGGCCGGGTGCGACGGCGAGAGCATCGGCAACTGCCCCTTTTCGCAGCGCCTCTTTATGATCCTGTGGCTTAAGGGAGTCATATTTAACGTGACCACGGTGGACCTGAAAAGGTaagagggggagccggggccgtCTGAGCCGGTACCTGTCAGAGCACTCCCCGGGTGCCCGGcggctcctcatgggcagaagACGGGTCTTTGGCTTTCAAACGCTCGGCCCAGTGCAGGCGCTCGTCGGAGGCCCCTCGGACTGTCTGGCGGGACCCGCCTTCTCTCGGGTGGGAGCTGACTATAGCCCCAGTGGTCAGACCCGTGCCCCGCCTGACCCCGTGCCCCACCtgaccccctgccccggccccgtgGTTTCCGCCTGCCAGGAAACCTGCCGACTTGCAGAATCTGGCTCCGGGCACCAACCCACCCTTCATGACGTTCGACGGAGAAGTGAAGACGGACGTGAATAAGATCGAGGAGTTCCTCGAAGAAAAGTTAGCCCCTCCAAGGTAGCCGTCGGAGCGGCCGGCCGGAGGGGAGGCTCCCGGGACGGGCCGTGTCGGCGGTGACCGGCTGTGCGGTgacctctttctctttcacctcctcAGGTACCCCAAGCTCGGGGCCCAGCACACGGAGTCCAATTCGGCCGGCGACGACGTGTTCGCCAAGTTCTCCGCGTTCATAAAGAACACCAGGAAGGACGCCGATGAGGGTGAGTCaaacagtctttattgagcgcttactagacgcCGAGCACTCGGCAGAATCGGGCCCAATGGAATCCTTCCCCGAGGCCTCCCGGCTTGTCCCGAGGGTCTGGAGCCGGCCCGAGGCTACcggagatctctctctctctggaagcCTGGGccattttgggggaggagggctttTCCCGGCTAGGCAGTGAGtaggtgtgtgaccctgggcaagtcatttgacttctctgggcctcaggttcctcttctgtaaaatggggttgtgtgagccccacttgggacagggaccgtgtccaactcaatttacctatatccaccccagtgcttagtacagtgcctggcacgtagttctctatctagtaggccctgctgcttctcgccGTCGTCGTCCTGTCTTTCTGTTCTAATCATTTGTCCTTGCTgtcgcctcctccgggaagccttcccatattacctttcctctccaaactcctcgagtgaaCAGTCTGCACCCACTGTCTGTCTCAGGctcttctcttccaattctctccttgaccccctccaatctggtgtctgtccccttcactccgcagagaccgccctctcaaaggtcaccgaggATCTCCTCCTCACCCAGCCCAAAGGCCCCTTCTCCATCCCGACTAATCCCCCTCGGCCTCTCGGACACCgtcgccctcccccttctcccggaagcaTCATCTGACCTCGGCTTcacccgccccgtcctctcctggttctcctcccacctctctggccgcgtgggctcctcctctgcctcccacccctaaactCTGCATGTCctccaaggttcatttctggatcccccttctattttccttcaacacccactcccttggagaactcattcgctcccgctgATTCCACTATCACCTCTATAAAGATGTTTTCCACatctctatctccagccctgatctctctccctctctgcagtctcgtattctCTACCGCCTTCAAAACAcgtctactcggatgtcctgtcACCCTTCAAACGTAACGTgactaaaatagaactcctcgtCTTTGCACCCGAACCTTGGCCTCCCACCGTCTTTCCCATCCATCCCCGTAGACGGTACCACCGGCCTCAGAAGCCGTAACCTCGGcgctatcctcgactcctctctgtaATTCAGCCCATACATTCGATCTATCGAGATCCCGTCGGTTCAACCCTCGCAATGTtttcccacccctctccatcTAACCCACCGCCACATCAATCCGGGCACTCATTCCATCTCACCTCGATTGTTTTagcggcctccttgctgacttccctgcatcctgtctctctcctctccagtccgttCTTcagtccgctgcctggatcactctcacacaaaaacgttcagtcctcaGTCCTCACTGAAGAACCTCACgttctcccatcccatcctctcctggaccccctccaatctggcttccgtcccctccactctaccgagactgctctctctaaggtcacccatgccctccttcttgccaaatccaatggctcctactctatcctaatcctccttgacctctcagctgcctttgacactgtcgaccgtccccctctcctccacaccttatctcaccttggcttcacggactcggtcctctcccggttctcctcttatctctctagccgttcattctcggtctccttcgcgggttcctcctcccatcctctgttggggttcctcaagggtcagttctcagccctcttctgttctccatatacacactCAGTGAACTcaatcgctctcacggcttcaactatcatctctatgcagatgacacacagatctacatctccgcccccgtcctctccccctcccttcaggctcgtatctcctcctgcctccaagacgtctctatctggatgtctgcccgccacctaaaactcaacatggccaaacctgagctcctcatcttccctcccaagccctgtcctcttcctgacttccctatcacagtggatggcacggccatccttcccgtctctcaagcccgcaacctcggtgtcatctagactcggctctctcgttcaccccacacatccgatccgtcagcaaaacctgccggtctcacctttatcatatcgccaagatctgccctttcctttccaccctaacggctatcttactgttacagactCTCAtagtatcctggctggattatcgtgtcagccttctctctgatctcccttcctcccgtctctccccgctccagtctattcttcactccgctgcccggctcttggtcctgcagaaacgctccgggcatgtcactccccttcttaaaaacctccagtggttgcctataaaccaccgcacgaaacagaaacttctcactctaggcttcaaggctctccatcaccttgccccctcctacctctcctcccttctttctaccgctcaccccgcactctccgctcctctgccgcccacctcctcaccgtcccctgttctcgcctatcccgccgtcgacccccgggccacgtcctctcgctgtcccggaatgccctccctcctcatctccgcgaaactaattctcttctcctcttcacaaccctacttagagctcacctcctccaagaggccttcccagactgagcttcccgttttccctctgctccccctctacaccccccttcatctcccctcagctaagccctcctttccccctttccctctgctcctcccccctccttccctcccctcagcactgtgctcatttgctcattaccctatttattttgttaatgagatgtacatcaccttgattcgatttattgctattgttttaatgagatgttcatcccctggattctatttattgctattgtttttgtccgtctgtctcccccgattagactgtcagcccgtcagtgggcagggactatctgttgccgacatgtacattccaagcgcttagtacagtgctctgcacatagtaagcgctcaataaatgctattgaaatactactgaacgaacctCCAGCGATTCTCGGGGAGCAAAttagcctcctccaagaggccttacctgacgaagccctcttttcccactcccttctgcgttgacctaatttgctccctttattcaactgtACCCCAGTCTCACAGTACTTAGACAACGGACCTAGATGACAGAAATGTatgtgtgtttctctctctctagactgtaggctggctgtgggcggggaacgtgtctgttataattCTGTCATAccgtcccaagggcttagtacagcggtcgaTACATACGATCCATTTGATTTTTTGACCGATCAGACTTATCACCCGACCCttggctccctcctccccaaacgCCGCCTCTGGGAATTCCGAGAGGGATCGATCGCCCGTCGGGTGGGAGGCGGCGGGTCCGCGGTCACGTCCCACACGCTCTCCCGAGCTGGGAGGGTCACATCCCTTTTGGCCCTGCCTCTTCCTGGGACTTTGGGCTTGACGCATTTGTTCTTCCTGCCCTAGGCCTGGAGAGAAGCCTGCTCAAGGCCCTGCGCAAGCTGGACGCCTACCTGAATGCCCCCCTGCCCGCAGAAATCGACGCCTACAGCGGCTCGGCCGTGCCCGCGTCCAGTCGCAAGTATCTGGACGGGAACGAGCTCAGCTTGGCCGACTGCAACCTCCTCCCCAAGCTCCATATCATCAAGGTTTGTACGTCTTCTCCCCGGCCGGCGGTGACCGCGCAACTCCCGGACCAGGAAGGGAGACGTGCAAACCGCCGGGATGCGCTTcgttggctggggggggggggggggggggggggggggggtgtctgctcTGAAGAAGGGTTGGGCTTTTGTCCGGCTGCCAGGATCCTCACttataagaattataataataagcacggtactggttaagtgcttactatgtgccaggcactgttccgggctctggggtaaatacaagcaaatcaagttggaggcggtccctgtcccacccagggtttgcagtcttcagccccattttacagaggagggaacggaggcacagagaagtgaagtcccaaggtcacacagcagacgagtgaaggagccgggactcatgaccttctgactcccaggcccctgcacctGCACTAATGCACCGTTAAAAATAACAACTGGGGTATTTGAGCCAGATatcgtcctaagcgccggggtagacgcaagctaatcgtgccggacacggtccctgtcccacctggggcccgcggtctcgatccccatttcagagacgagggaattgagacacagaggagttaaatgactctcccgaggtcacacagcaggcccagcCGAGAACCTTCTCTTGCCACGTTCGGTCGGTCCGGCCTTGCTGTGGACTCAACGGTCCTTTCCTTTCAGGTGGCGGCCAAGAAGTACCGCAACTTCGAGTTCCCGGCGGAGCTGAGCGGACTGTGGAGGTACCTGAACAACGCCTACGCCCGTGACGAGTTCACCAACACGTGCCCGGCGGACCGGGAGATCGAGTTCGCCTACCTGGACGTCGCCAAGAGAACCAAGTGAGCCAAGCGGACCGACGCCATGACCGGTCGGCTCGGGGTAGGCCGGGGCGCCAGCTCCTCTCACGTTCCCCACCGTGCCAGtctgtgggttccaatctcagctctgtgactttgggcaagtcgcctcccttctctgagcgtcagttacctcatctgtaaaagggggattaaaaccgcatccaacctgatcagattgtttctatcctagcgcttagtagggtgGCCGGCATATAATCCATAAAACGTAAGGGGCGTCCAGAGCAACCTCCTGTTGAAAAGCGGCATGTACCTGCCCTGTGCCCGAGTTGCCTCGTCTGAAAAACGAAAAATCAATCcccgttttctctcctacttagtgggacggggaccgcttcGGACCCGATGACGTGGAGCACCTCCCCAGTCTCGGGCATGTCGACgctgctgaacaaacaccactataGTATTATCGTTACTGTTATCAAGGCCCACCGAGCCCTTTTCCACAGCTTCTGACAGTAAAAGTGACCAATTGGGCTTCaaagtgattttcttttcccttccctgggaAATCTGATTAAAGTCCCCAAGACCATGCTGAAGCAGTGTttgcacatgggacagggcaaAAGCCCGGGATTAGCagatagtacagtgccaggcctatagggagtgcttaacaagtacagttattattgctgtgattatctccccctctagactgtatactcgccggggccgggaacgtgtctgtcatattgttcgaTGCTGTTAAATTCTCccgaggggttagtacagtgctccgcacgcagcgttcaataaataccatcgactgcccgactaccccagcactaagtacggtgcctggcacacagtaagtgcttaacaaatactaggggAGAAAAGAACGGACAGAGCGTCTTAAGCCATTTTCATCCTACCTTGGCAGCCCAGCCCCTGGACGAGCGGCAGAGACGAAGAGCCGCAGGAAGTTGGCGGGGGACGAcggcaaagggagcgggtcacaAACAGATCTTCATCTGTGGATTTAGGCCGCCGTGAATTTGCCTGATTAGATGCTGCCGTCGAGAGGGTTCCTCCCCTAACAGAAATTAAGGATTCGAGAGGATCATTTGGCAGAAGGGGCCATCGGGTGGAGCCGCTGTGAAAACCGCTCAGGAAACCTCTGCGGTCGGACCGCTGCGCGGCGAGCCCAGAGCTCCCAGACGTGGACATCGGGCACGACCCGCGTCCTACTGGGTTTTGGGCCCGACGGACAGCGATGACTCCTTTTAGCTGTCGATCTTCTTCGGGACGTTCCCCTGAACGCTGACTCGGTCCACCGGTGTCCCCGTGAAAATCTCTGGATCTAGGTACAGAGTGAATCTAATCTGAGCCGAGAAATAAACTAGGGCCTCTCAGGCCTTATCAATCAGTGCAAGGCACCGGGGCGACCCCGTGAAAGTGCATAATCTCCTCAATCAGAGAAACCTGAAAATAAAAGCTTACCTTCAGTTAATCTTGTGGTTGACTCTCAGGTGCATAATGAATCCATTAAACCAGGTCTGCATGTCATCTGAAAATAAAGCACGTACATCAAAACAtgatcttaaaaaacaaaaaaaacaaccaacaaacACTCAACAACTACTCTGGTCATACCTTACAAATACACAAACAGCATTTTCTGTTGTGGGCATTGCagaatctcctcttctcccctctctcctctcccctcccaactttcctctcctctctcccccttctcctgtctcctctcccctctcctctcctgcctctcccctctcctctttctagcACAATGTCAAAGAAGGACCACCTGGCGGAGGCGGCGGCCTCGGAGGATACCTCGAACGCATTATCGCCGACGGGTCTATCCGGTCGACGGACGCTTCGGATGGGACCGGAGAAGCGGTTATCGGGCACGACGACCTCACGCAGGGAGGCTCGAGGGCCATCGGAGCTGCCGGGAAgaagagggagcgggggaggacaCCACACGAAAGTCAGCTTGGGGGGGAGGGACGTCGAACCATGGCAACATCAGAGGAGAGCGATCCGGGCGCCCGCCCCGCCGGAAATCAGTAGCGTCGACTGAGGGCTCGCTGTGCGCGCGATACTCCaccgagcgcttggcagaggataCGCCGATAAGCAGCCACCGTCCCCACCCGcggggagcttacgatctagagaagCGGTGTTTAGTGGaatagaggacgtgggttctaatcccagctctgccagctgtctgccgtgtgaccctggacaagtcactttccttctctggacctcggtcggttccttccctgtaaaatgggaatagggaGCGGGTCTCGTCTGTGATGGCGATAATCACGACGGCAATTTTTAAGTGCTCGCCGTGTGTGGATCACTGAGGatgcaaggcgatcgggttgtctcgcgtggggctcacaagctttgtccacattttgcagatgtggtgactgaggcgcagagaagttaagtgacctgcccagactcacacagctgacgagcggctggaccgtgatttgaacccatgacctccggctcccaagtccatactcctTCTAGTGAGCCACACCGCTTatctatccagcccagtgcttagtccagtccctggcacataataagcacttaaaggccaccattattgtcactattattagaggggggaggacggggactgtgcccgccTGACTTTCCTGGATCcaccagcgtttagtccagtgtctggcacagagtaagtgcttaacaaaaaaaaaaaatcattattattattagagggagagatgggacagggactgtgcccagtctgacTTGCCtggattcaccccagcgtttagtccagtgcctgggacagagtaagcgcttaacaaaggccatcattactgtcattattattagagggggagacgggattgggactgtggccagcctgaCATGCCTGGACCCAccgcagcgctcagtccagtgcgtggcacacagtaagcgcttaacaaaggtcatcgttattctcattattattagagggggagacaggacggggactgtacccaacctaatttgcttgtgtccaccctagcgctcagtccagtgcctggcacagtgttagcacttaaagaaaaaaaaaattattagagggggagatgggacggTGCTCAGCCTGACCTGCCTGTGTTGACGCTTATGaaaaaacattattataattattattagagggagagatgatatggggactgtgcccagcctgacttgcctgtaatgatgatggtggtatttcttaagacctgactatgtgccaagcactgttctaagtgctgggtcagggcagggggaagagaacaaagttatctcaatccccatttttcagatgagggaactgaggcacagagaagtgaagtcacttgcccaaaatcaaacagcagatgagggattagaatccatgacctctgactgctaaggtccagcgcttggtccagtgtctggcacaataaatgcttaataaatgccatcattccttattattaagattaaagggagagatgggatggggactgtggccaGCTTGACTTGCCTGTGTccacagcgcttagtccagtgcctggcacacagtgagcccttaataaatgccatcaatccttattattattatgattagagggagagaagggatgagcCTGTGCCCAGCCTGACCTGCCTGTGTccacagcgcttagtccagtgcctggcacaaagtaagcccttaataaacgccattatttcttattattacaattaaagggagagaagggatggggccTGTGGCCAGCCTTACTTGCCTGTGTAAGtaagcacactgtaagcgcttaataaatgctatcaatccttattattattattagagggagagaagggatggggcctgtgcccagcctgacttgcctgtgtccaccccagcgcttagtccagtggctggcacacagtaagcccttaataaacgcCATCGTTTTTTATTATTACGATTAAAGGAAGAGATGGGGCCTGTGCCCAGCCTgacttgcctgtgtccaccccagcgcttagtccagtgcctggtacaccgtaagcccttaataaacgcCATCATTTTTTATTATGACGATTAAAGGGAAAGATGGGGACTGTGGTCAGGCTGACTTGCCTGTGtccacagcacttagtccagtgcctggcacaaagtaagcccttaataaacaccatcattttttattattacgatTAAAGGAAGAGATGGGGCCTGTGGCCAGCCTGACTTGCCTGTGTtcacagcgcttagtccagtgcctggcacacagtaagcccttaataaatgccatcaatccttattattatgattagagggagagaagggatgagcCTGTGCCCAGCCTGACTTGCCTGTGTccacagcgcttagtccagtgcctggcacaaagtaagcccttaacaaacgccattatttcttattattacaattaaagggagagaagggatggggccTGTACCCAACCTGACTTGCCtgtgtccccagcgcttagtccagtggctggcacacagtaagtccttaataaacgccattatttcttattattacgattaaaggaagagatggggactgtggccagcctgaCTTGCCTGTGTtcacagcgcttagtccagtgcctggcacacagtaagcccttaataaacaccatcattttttattatggcgattaaaaggggagaagggatggggcctGTACCTAACCCGACTTGCCTGTGTTTacggcgcttaggccagtgcctggcacacaataagcccttaataaacgccattatttcttattattacgattaaagggagagaagggatggggtgtgTACTCACAGGCCTCCGGTCCGGTCCCGGggtgacgaggaggaggaaaaaggaccgACGCTACTACCACCGCGGCCGCCATTACGCGCGGGTGAAACTGCGGGCGCCCGACCGGAAGCGGCCGCCCCTCCATCACCACGTGACGCCGTCCGCGGCCTCCGATTGGCcagtccgcccgcccgccgcccggggGCTGCCGGGAAATGTAGTTCGGAGGGGGGCCTCGCTTCGGGCCTTAGGGGCTGCaggctctgcctcctccctgggaGCCCcccatcatcataatgttggtatttgtaagcgcttattatgtgcagagcactgttctaagcgctggagaggataagaataataatgttggtatttgtgaagggcttactatgtgcagggcactgttctaagcgctggagaggataagaataataatgttggtatttgtgaagcgcttactatgtgcagagcactgttctaagcgctgggggagacccaggatcatcaggtggtcccacttggggctcacacttttcatccccatttgacagaggaggtcactgaggcccagggaagtgactggcccacagtcacccagctgacaaggggcagaggcgggattcgaacccatgacctctgactcccaagcccgggctctttccactgagccacaccacctGCTTCTGAAATGGGaacgagtgcctggcacagagaaagcgcttaacaaaaaccataataataacaatagtagtatttgttaaaggcttcctgactctaataataatggtatttgttaagcacttactctgtgccaagcactgctttaagtgctggggttgtcccacgtggggctcacagtctttatccccattttacagatgagggaactgaggcacgagaattctactgatctattttgatgctattgatgcccctcgacttgttttgttgtctgtctctcgcttctagactgtgagcccattgttgggaggggattgtctctatctgttgcccaattgtactttccaagtgcttagtacaatgttctgcactcagtaagtgctcaacaaatacaattgaataaaatgaagtgactcgaccaaggtcatacagcatataagtggcagagccgtcattaaaacccacgtcctccgactcccaagcctgggcctttGCCAGTAGGCCACAACGCTTCTCTTCTCCTATGTGCCCaatactgaggtggatgcaatATAATTAGATAGGACATGAAACCTGCCCCGCCGGGTAGGGCGGAtctctaatccccgttttaacaaTTGCTTCACGGGGGTTTTTGTGGTGgttgttcatccattcaatcgtatttcttgcgcgcttactgtgggcaaagcactgctgttatggtatttcttgagcacttgctgcgtgtcaaacactgttctatgtgcaaGTTGAGGGACAtgcccaagatgacccagcagacaagtggcagtcgaaCTCAGGACTCGAGAGGAGGACGCGGCCAGGCCCCTGATTCCCGATTCCCAGTCCTCTGCCCTTTCCATGAGCCTCGACTACTTGCCTCCGTTGGCCCTCAGGGCCCACATCTTTAGCCAACTCTGACTTGAACTCATCTCCCGGCCCCGCTACGGTTTAGTATGCGCGGCAGCGACACGATTCTCGGTGCAATCACGTCTCTGGGGACCTGAATGTCGACTGCATGCAGAGGGAGGTGGCGTGGACTGATGTGAAGAgcacagggcctgtgtcctaatcccaccgatgccacttgactgctgaatGACCGTGGGTGCATCAcgtagtttctctgggcctctttttcctctggacaaggactgagtccaacctccgTAACTGGTATCTaaccgagcatttagtacagggcctggcatatagtaagcacttaacatataccaaaacaaaacaacaaaaccacTGTTGTGTCAATCGCCGCACCCGCCAGGGTTACCTCGCCACCTCGGGGGCGGAACCCGGCACTTGTTCCAGAGCCCGCAACAACCCTCGGCACCCGGTTGAGGGAAGGATGCGGGGGAGGCGGCAGGCAATTATCTGTAATAAACAAT
This region of Ornithorhynchus anatinus isolate Pmale09 chromosome 17, mOrnAna1.pri.v4, whole genome shotgun sequence genomic DNA includes:
- the CLIC6 gene encoding chloride intracellular channel protein 6 isoform X1, which produces MQMRKSQPTAGPRIKMVPSILRKQSRPAAGCDGESIGNCPFSQRLFMILWLKGVIFNVTTVDLKRKPADLQNLAPGTNPPFMTFDGEVKTDVNKIEEFLEEKLAPPRYPKLGAQHTESNSAGDDVFAKFSAFIKNTRKDADEGLERSLLKALRKLDAYLNAPLPAEIDAYSGSAVPASSRKYLDGNELSLADCNLLPKLHIIKVAAKKYRNFEFPAELSGLWRYLNNAYARDEFTNTCPADREIEFAYLDVAKRTNPAPGRAAETKSRRKLAGDDGKGSGSQTDLHLWI
- the CLIC6 gene encoding chloride intracellular channel protein 6 isoform X2; this translates as MQMRKSQPTAGPRIKMVPSILRKQSRPAAGCDGESIGNCPFSQRLFMILWLKGVIFNVTTVDLKRKPADLQNLAPGTNPPFMTFDGEVKTDVNKIEEFLEEKLAPPRYPKLGAQHTESNSAGDDVFAKFSAFIKNTRKDADEGLERSLLKALRKLDAYLNAPLPAEIDAYSGSAVPASSRKYLDGNELSLADCNLLPKLHIIKVAAKKYRNFEFPAELSGLWRYLNNAYARDEFTNTCPADREIEFAYLDVAKRTK
- the CLIC6 gene encoding chloride intracellular channel protein 6 isoform X3; protein product: MILWLKGVIFNVTTVDLKRKPADLQNLAPGTNPPFMTFDGEVKTDVNKIEEFLEEKLAPPRYPKLGAQHTESNSAGDDVFAKFSAFIKNTRKDADEGLERSLLKALRKLDAYLNAPLPAEIDAYSGSAVPASSRKYLDGNELSLADCNLLPKLHIIKVAAKKYRNFEFPAELSGLWRYLNNAYARDEFTNTCPADREIEFAYLDVAKRTNPAPGRAAETKSRRKLAGDDGKGSGSQTDLHLWI